One segment of Pyxidicoccus trucidator DNA contains the following:
- the pheT gene encoding phenylalanine--tRNA ligase subunit beta, protein MKISVKWLGDYVALPPSVDELARKLTAAGLEIEGQERPAEGLRGVVVAQIKESVQHPNADKLSVTQVDIGGTALVQVVCGAKNYKVGDKVPLATVGTKLPNGMEIKQAALRGVDSSGMLCSSKELGLSEESSGLLILPADLKAGTPIAEALGLDDVVLEVNVTPNRPDALSHLGVAREVGVVTGAALKVPQPKPSESGTPASAQVKVRVDAPERCPRYVARVVENVTIQPSPQWMQDRLKACGVRAINNVVDVTNYVNLEYGQPLHAFDLDKLGGQEIVVRTAAKGEKLTTLDGKERTLDADDLVIADGKQAQALAGVMGGGDSEVTPGTKRLVLESANFQGSGVRRTAKRHVLHTEASHRFERGADLDAVVPAIDRAAQLIAELSGGTVAPGRVDVYPAPKPPRKVTLRFARVEKVLGVAVAEPEVRRILAALGFKAVEEGTGQVTYEVPRARVDVEREEDLLEEVARVFGYDNIPAKLPRGLAELAPEPAHAEAERRMRSALAGAGMDEVVNYSFVAPKNLEVLGGKEPAVALLNPLSAEQSVMRTSLLPGLLENLSRSVRHQVESVAIYETGRAYFRDAEGGQGQRPAAREVHRVGGLVWGLRGGRSWTQKDARADFYDAKGAVEGVLAALRVEGVTFSPAEHAAYHPRACAQVKTADGTVLGHVGELHPRVVKALGLPEGVFAFELDTEPLYAAARLVPAYQPLPRFPAVLRDLAVVVPVELANDEVRRVILEVGKPLVEEAQVFDVYTGKPIPEGQKNLAYALRYRSPERTLTDVEVSEAHQRIVEQVKQRLGAALRA, encoded by the coding sequence GTGAAGATTTCGGTGAAGTGGCTGGGCGATTACGTGGCGCTGCCGCCGTCGGTGGACGAGCTGGCGCGCAAGCTGACCGCCGCGGGCCTGGAGATTGAGGGGCAGGAGCGTCCTGCCGAGGGCCTGCGCGGCGTGGTGGTGGCGCAGATCAAGGAGTCCGTGCAGCACCCCAACGCGGACAAGCTGTCCGTCACGCAGGTGGACATCGGCGGGACGGCGCTCGTGCAGGTGGTGTGCGGCGCGAAGAACTACAAGGTCGGCGACAAGGTGCCGCTGGCCACGGTGGGCACGAAGCTGCCCAACGGCATGGAGATCAAACAGGCGGCGCTGCGCGGCGTGGACAGCTCCGGCATGCTCTGCTCGTCCAAGGAGCTGGGGCTGAGCGAGGAGTCCAGCGGCCTGCTCATCCTGCCGGCGGACCTGAAGGCGGGCACGCCCATCGCCGAGGCGCTGGGGCTGGATGACGTGGTGCTGGAGGTGAACGTCACGCCGAACCGGCCGGACGCGCTCAGTCACCTGGGCGTGGCGCGCGAGGTGGGCGTGGTGACAGGGGCCGCGCTGAAGGTGCCCCAGCCGAAGCCCTCGGAGTCCGGCACGCCCGCGTCCGCGCAGGTGAAGGTGCGCGTGGACGCGCCGGAGCGCTGCCCGAGGTACGTGGCGCGCGTGGTGGAGAACGTCACCATCCAGCCCTCTCCCCAGTGGATGCAGGACCGGCTGAAGGCGTGCGGCGTGCGCGCCATCAACAACGTGGTGGACGTCACCAACTACGTGAATCTGGAGTACGGCCAGCCGCTGCACGCGTTCGATCTGGACAAGCTGGGCGGGCAGGAAATCGTCGTCCGCACGGCGGCCAAGGGCGAGAAGCTGACCACGCTGGACGGCAAGGAGCGCACGCTGGACGCGGATGACCTGGTCATCGCGGACGGGAAGCAGGCGCAGGCGCTCGCGGGCGTGATGGGCGGCGGGGACAGCGAGGTGACGCCGGGGACGAAGCGGCTGGTGCTGGAGTCGGCGAACTTCCAGGGCTCGGGCGTGCGGCGGACGGCGAAGCGGCACGTGCTGCACACGGAGGCGTCGCACCGCTTCGAGCGCGGGGCGGACCTGGACGCGGTGGTGCCTGCGATTGACCGCGCGGCGCAGCTCATCGCGGAGCTGTCCGGCGGCACCGTGGCTCCAGGGCGCGTGGACGTGTACCCGGCGCCGAAGCCGCCGCGGAAGGTGACGCTGCGCTTCGCCCGGGTGGAGAAGGTGCTGGGCGTGGCGGTGGCGGAGCCGGAGGTGCGGCGCATCCTCGCGGCGCTGGGCTTCAAGGCGGTGGAGGAGGGGACGGGGCAGGTGACGTACGAGGTGCCCCGGGCGCGCGTGGACGTGGAGCGCGAGGAGGACCTGCTGGAGGAGGTCGCCCGCGTCTTCGGCTACGACAACATCCCGGCGAAGCTGCCTCGCGGTCTGGCCGAGCTGGCGCCGGAGCCCGCGCACGCGGAGGCGGAGCGGCGGATGCGGTCCGCGCTGGCGGGTGCGGGGATGGACGAGGTGGTGAACTACTCGTTCGTCGCGCCGAAGAACCTGGAGGTGCTGGGTGGGAAGGAGCCGGCGGTGGCGCTGCTCAACCCGCTGAGCGCGGAGCAGTCGGTGATGCGCACCAGCCTGCTGCCGGGCCTGCTGGAGAACTTGTCCCGCAGCGTGCGGCACCAGGTGGAGTCGGTGGCCATCTACGAGACGGGCCGGGCGTACTTCCGGGACGCCGAGGGTGGCCAGGGACAGCGGCCCGCGGCGCGCGAGGTGCACCGCGTGGGCGGCCTGGTGTGGGGCCTGCGCGGTGGCCGGAGCTGGACGCAGAAGGACGCGCGGGCCGACTTCTACGACGCGAAGGGCGCGGTGGAAGGGGTGCTGGCGGCGCTGCGAGTGGAGGGCGTCACCTTCTCGCCGGCCGAGCATGCGGCGTACCACCCGCGTGCCTGCGCGCAGGTGAAGACGGCGGACGGCACGGTGCTGGGACACGTGGGCGAGCTGCACCCGCGCGTGGTGAAGGCACTGGGACTGCCAGAGGGGGTGTTCGCCTTCGAGTTGGACACGGAGCCGCTGTACGCGGCGGCGCGGCTGGTGCCGGCGTATCAGCCGCTGCCTCGGTTCCCGGCGGTGCTGAGAGATCTGGCGGTGGTGGTGCCGGTGGAGCTGGCGAACGACGAGGTGCGGCGGGTCATCCTGGAGGTGGGGAAGCCGCTGGTCGAGGAGGCGCAGGTGTTCGACGTGTACACGGGCAAGCCCATCCCCGAGGGGCAGAAGAACCTGGCGTACGCGTTGCGCTACCGCTCGCCCGAGCGGACGCTGACCGACGTGGAGGTCAGCGAGGCGCACCAGCGCATCGTCGAGCAGGTGAAGCAGCGGCTGGGTGCCGCGCTGCGCGCCTGA
- a CDS encoding tyrosine-type recombinase/integrase — translation MPPLRHEALAQAAARSLRFHDPRHTTATLLLKAGVPLATVQRILRHSAPAITSKVYGHLGVEDMRKGLNRLAFGPAVPGPAEALRAAGAEPTPLAASLLQDPGSPQSRRPWNPQLSLRTPGPSVGRGDRI, via the coding sequence GTGCCCCCGCTGCGGCATGAGGCTCTGGCCCAAGCCGCTGCCCGCTCGCTGCGCTTCCACGACCCGCGGCACACGACCGCTACCCTGCTGCTCAAGGCGGGCGTCCCGCTGGCCACCGTGCAGCGCATCCTCCGCCACTCGGCCCCGGCCATCACCTCGAAGGTGTACGGCCACCTCGGCGTGGAGGACATGCGCAAGGGGCTCAACCGTCTCGCGTTCGGGCCTGCGGTTCCGGGCCCCGCCGAGGCCCTGCGTGCCGCTGGCGCCGAGCCCACTCCGCTTGCTGCTAGTTTGCTGCAGGACCCCGGGAGCCCGCAAAGTCGAAGGCCCTGGAATCCTCAGCTTTCGCTGAGAACTCCAGGGCCTTCAGTTGGTCGGGGCGACAGGATTTGA